From Plasmodium coatneyi strain Hackeri chromosome 7, complete sequence:
AGAATGCAGCATAGTCTGATGACGCTTACCCCATCAATAACGCGTGGGTTACATGCGTAAATATATACCCAACTTAGTGAAAACAAATGAATGAGGGCGTTTCTCCAAGGAGGTTGCAACGTAGTTGTTGGCCACgaggaggggaaaacaagCTCATTCTGCGTATATATAAGATTAAGTCTCGTTTATGCTTGCATAGGGCTTAGTCCCATTTGCTCCTACATATGCCTCATTGGTTTAGTGGGCACAACGGGTTCTTTCCTGGTTGAGCCACCTGCCCCCCACCCTTTCTTGCGTTTTTTTCGCGGGAATTACTACCTGTAAAAGGGCGAAAAACACTTATGCACTGCTCACATATGAGGCTTAGTTAACATGTTGAAATGACACTTTTCTGGGCCCACATTTGTAGTGCCATTACGCCGTAGCCGCCCCGAAACCGATCCTAACCGTGCCTGCAGCGCCGAAGCGACATGGGCGGTATTTCATTTTGAGGCTTGCCACGAATTTACTTACCTTGACgcatacatattatatatgcaaaagCTTATGcatactacatatatatatataatatatatacgtgcatatacatttgtatatacATGCGCATTGTTTGTGAGTACCGCATTATACGCAAGCCCCGTGGaatcattttcttttttttttttttttttttttttttttttttttgcctacctcgcattgaaaaaaatatgaagcatttattttgttttttaccCCCATATCATATGCTGCAAAATATGAACGTTCATTTTCGCACCGTGTTTGTAGCTTGGTTActttcccccccatttgcttctttattttatatgctttatttttctttctttaatttAATCATTATTGTGGCAAAGCGAAACGCTAGTTCCCTTTCCCCACTTATATTGTGTTTCCCATTTAAGTGATCATCGCGAGAATTCATCTGATGCGTATGAATACGTATCTCCATTGACTTGCTTACATAATAGGTACATACTTACATGCGTATGTAACAATATACGTGCAGTTATAGGTAGATTTTTTCACCCTTAGCAGAACAAATTACCTTGAGAaggcaaaaatgaagagagaTCGCTCCGAGAATTCAGTTGAAAATGCATCCGACCCTAAGCATTCGTAAGTTTGACTTCCATGGTCCTGCTTTGCGCGGGGCACAAATTGGTGCGTCCCCCTGCCAGACGTTTTTATGCGCCTTCCATAATGCCCATATGCGGAATGGACCCCCAAACCAATTGGGTGAAGGAAGCCCTTGGGGAGGGTCTAGTTTACGAAAAAACGCAGATAATCGTCCTCCGTGTTAGCGCGAGACAGCTGTGGAGGAAACACGTTGGGGATGAAGTGTCGTGGAGTATCGCCCCCCACGTGACCGTCCACCAGTTACATTTCGCATGCGTGACGATAGAGTGATCGCCCCGATGGTGAACCATATGATGacccattttgttttacCCCCTTTCTGCAGAAAAATTGAGAACGATGACCCCCTGATACCGTTCATGAAGGATTTCGAAGACagtaagaatttttttcctttataatcCCCATGAGGGGGGCGCTGCGTAATACGCATTCCTGACTGAGTCGTTTAAACAGTTGCACATACCcttcatttccctttttccccctctaaTTGCAGTCCAAAAGGACATCGAGCAGTTGGACATAAAATGTGCGCATGAGCAGATGAACATCCAGAAGCAGTAtgatgagaagaagaagcctTTGTTCGAAAAGCGAGATGAGATAATTGAGAAGGTGCCCGGGTTCTGGGCTAACACCCTGAGGAAGCATCCTGCATTAAGCGATATAGTGCCCGAGGATATAGATATTTTAAACTGCCTCGTAAAATTAGATCTGAAGGATAATATGGACAACAATGGCTCCTACAAAATTACCTTCACCTTTAATGAAAAGGCAAAGGAGTACATGGAGCCGCTAACTTTAGTAAAGCATGTCACCTTCGACAACAATCAGGAGAAGGTAGTTGAGTGTACCAGAATTAagtggaaggatggaaagaaTCCCATAGCAGCTGTGTCGAACAATAGATCCGACTTAGACAACGAAATGCCAAAATGGTCTATCTTCGAATGGTTCACCACGGAAGAATTACAAGATAAACCAGATGTAGGGGAATTGATAAGAAGAGAAATTTGGCACAATCCCTTATCCTACTATCTTGGCTTAGAAGACTTTGATGACTTCGATGAAGACTTCGACGAAGAGTTTGATGATGAggacgatgaggatgacgaggaagatgatgaagaggatgaggaagatgaGGAGGATGAGGAAGACGAGGACGATAAGGACGACGATGATGAGAAAGATGATGACGATATGGATGGAGATGATGATGGGAAGGAGGACGAGAATGATGACTAGGGGGGgttcttattattattcttcttGTTGGCTACACCACCCCAATGTGCCATGTACCTATCCAAGTCATCAGCGCGCACATTCTTCCCATTCCTTGCACTCCTCACCGGTGCCTTTTATGTAGgccctttttttcgcatctccaattttttccaccttttttttttatcgcgTTTCTACGATTTACGAAATTCACACACATGTCACTTCGTTCTTTATGGAAactaaaattaaaaaaaaaaaaaaaaaaaaaaaaaaaggaaaaaaaaaaaaaaaggattcaTTTGGAAAGGAATCCGCGTCatgggggagggaaaagTGGTGCAGTTACGGGGGGTAAAAATAAACGCAACCAGGATGCTACAATATACGCAGCCCCCGCATTAGGCACTCAGCTGGTAGAGCTTCTTCCCAAACTCCAGCGTGTTGTTATCCATGGACTCCTCACCGTAGCTGCGACGCGTACCGGTGTAGTAATCCTTACCCTCCTTAATGGCCTCGCTGAGCAGCAAATACTGTGTGTAGTCCTCCCCGGAGATGAACTTATAAGCCAAGCTCTTCACATATTGACTTTCATTAATTTGCCGCAAATCActtttaattctttccttGTAAGGGTCCACAAACACGCCCAGCAGTTCCTGCGGGATGATAAGCCCCTTCCCTATATCAGCTATGAGCTTACAAATATCATAATTTATCCTGCTATTGATGTAGGAGTCCTTCTCATACGCTGGGTGGTTTAAAATGAAGTTTCTCAAGTAGGCGGCAcctgtacatatttttccagCACATCTTTGCTTCACAAATTCTATGTATTCATCTATTTTGTTCTTAGCTGCATGGGAAAGTTGCCCTTCACGGAACTGCTCCTCAATGTACTTGGAGcataggaagaaaatgccATTGTgttcgttaaaaaaaatatcatataAGGTCTTCTCCTCCACTTGATTATCCTCCGTGTCGTATGTTAGATCTCTCCTGAAGTagaatttttccttaaaaatggCATCCCTATTAGCGGAACGGAAAAGGTTTTCCTCCAACATCGACATGGGAATGTAAAGGTTCAACCTTTCCTTTAGGATAAATTTGGACAACACCATAATTAGCGTAACGACTGAGGCGTTTTCAAAGTCGGTGATCTGAATGTCTGGCGTGCGAAATTCTACTCTCCATCCTATGGAACTTGGCCCGTTGCCGTGGTTGTTCAGGATGGGGGGCGGCTTAAACCGAACGCTGTTCCAGTTGGTGCTTTGGAAATTTTCAAAGTGCTGATGAGAGGACAACACCGTCTCTTCGTAGTCCTCCAGAAAGTTGAAATCGTCGCTGAGGTACACGCTGTTCATGGGGTTTCCGTCCAACCTACTGGCGCCAGAAGCGGCGGAATCTACTCCCATGTCGGAACCCACCTTACTCATCCTCCCCTCAATTGACTGTATATCCTTCTCACTGTAGGACCCCTCAAAAACCACGATGGGGTCCCTAACAAAAAGAGACGCAACATGTCTAGCTAAAAAATCATCCACATTTTCTTTCACCAATTTATCATACACATTCTTATCCAACACCACATCTATGTCGTTATAGAAATGGTAGTTCTTCCTAAGTGGCAATTCATTAGAAATGTACAAAGATATTCCTGAATATCTTGGCTTCGATAGGTAGGATAGTTCCTCCTCTGTTCTACAGTCAACAGAGTTTGATATGACTCTCCATCGAGTATCCGTCTCGGTGAGAAATCCTCCTAAATATGGGGTGCACGCCGTTAGGGCTAGGAACAAGGGCGCGATAACAGCTAGCTGGTCATATAAATACTTCGCGTCATCAATAGTTGGAAAGGACATGGTCACTTGCTGACAACACATGCTCATTCCGAAGAACATTGCATCTAGGTaaacataatttttaattgGGTTCTTGCACTTTTCTGAGTACTCCTGGATAAACTTGCGGTCGTACACGTAGATGTGGTCCTTCACATCGTCCAGGTTGCTGAACAGACTATTCTTTATCACTTCATTCATTAGGCTGGCTGGCGCGGGGAGGGCGTCCTCCGGGTAGGGATCCTCCGACGCTTCTACCACTGCTGGAGACGTCACATCTCCACTTGGAGGCAAATCCGACTGGACCGATTCTACTCTCTTTCTGTTCGTCATAGACTTGTTCCAAATCAAGTGCTCATCGAGGACGTactttttcttaattttctTGAAAAGTCTTCTGTCCGTTTTATCCAGAGAGTGTTCCCACCTGGGCATCTTCTCTGTGTTCTCATCTTTGTATATCTCGTTAAATGAAATGACTTTCGTCCCCCGTCGTTTTCTTATATTCTTAGTGAGAGTGACATACCTGGCGTGTGGACTGATCACCATGTCGGTGACGAGGCAGCTGTTGCTGTAGTTCCTTGTCTGCTCAGGTTTGAACAGGTCACATTCGAAGAGGAGGTTTTCCTTGGCCTCGTTGATGAAGATGGGTTGGTTCGGTGTGGTCGCCTGACTGGTCAGGTTTGATTCATTCGATTGGTCAGCCTGGTCTGGTTGGTCTGCCTGATCTGGCTGATCCGCCTGATCCGCGCTGCCCACTTCGTCCTCGCACATTTCTTGCATCAACGAGTCGTCATTCTTCTGGGCAATCACATCCGAGTTTACAAACTGGGTAGACTTACCCTCGTCTGCATACGTCTGTGAGCTATCATTGAGTGTTATTTTGTATTCTCCCTGCGTGATGACTTGTTTGACCATCTCGCCCTGTCCCTTTTGCCCTTCCTTTTGATTAACATGTTCCCTTGTTGGCGTCTCCAAGGTGTCTCCACCTGAACCAACACCTTTCCCCCTGTcacccttcctcttccccgtTTCTTGAGTAATTCTTTTGGCCATAAGGAGGCTATTCTCTAGTAGTGAATTTGGGAAGCATGGCAAAGTGATGGCCCGCACTCCCGCAATAGCACTGAGAACATTGTTCAGTTTTATTCTCCTTATGCGCATGGAATCTTCAACAAAGGGTGAAGAATTTATATCAAATTTAAACGGAACGGAAGGTGTCCCTTCAAtggtgaaggaagaatattctgGAGTCCAATGAGATCCATACTCACAATAGGTAACACTTTCTAGGTTCATCATTTCATCAATCAAATCTGTTGCACATAAAAGCGCAGAAGAttctttcaaattttcaTCATTGCAAATAACGATGTATTCTATTTCGTCCCCAAACATGATGTTCTCGTCCACTCGGTCTTTGTTACATTTGTACGTATGAACAAATTGTAGTATGCCATATAACCTGATTAGTGATTTTACTTTTTGCACATCCTCCCAACTTAATGGAGTTCCAATTTTGAGGAATcccattttgtcctttattttttagaaaGTTTTGTTTCGGAAAGGAgtcaatttttatgtataccACAACTTGATCGAtcggtttttatttttttccatgcatGCAGAGTAGTAGGTCTACAAATTTGCTGTCCCGCTTTGCTACTGGGGCGGATTCAGTTTGCGTATTCCTACAACTTTTGtgttttcctatttttctgcttcgctatttttgtattttattttatggtgtatattttatttttttcatttgttgtGAAGGCACGTGCACCTCTCAAAATAGTCttactttttattccttttttttggta
This genomic window contains:
- a CDS encoding Aspartic acid-rich protein, yielding MKRDRSENSVENASDPKHSKIENDDPLIPFMKDFEDIQKDIEQLDIKCAHEQMNIQKQYDEKKKPLFEKRDEIIEKVPGFWANTLRKHPALSDIVPEDIDILNCLVKLDLKDNMDNNGSYKITFTFNEKAKEYMEPLTLVKHVTFDNNQEKVVECTRIKWKDGKNPIAAVSNNRSDLDNEMPKWSIFEWFTTEELQDKPDVGELIRREIWHNPLSYYLGLEDFDDFDEDFDEEFDDEDDEDDEEDDEEDEEDEEDEEDEDDKDDDDEKDDDDMDGDDDGKEDENDD
- a CDS encoding Gamma-glutamylcysteine synthetase, whose translation is MGFLKIGTPLSWEDVQKVKSLIRLYGILQFVHTYKCNKDRVDENIMFGDEIEYIVICNDENLKESSALLCATDLIDEMMNLESVTYCEYGSHWTPEYSSFTIEGTPSVPFKFDINSSPFVEDSMRIRRIKLNNVLSAIAGVRAITLPCFPNSLLENSLLMAKRITQETGKRKGDRGKGVGSGGDTLETPTREHVNQKEGQKGQGEMVKQVITQGEYKITLNDSSQTYADEGKSTQFVNSDVIAQKNDDSLMQEMCEDEVGSADQADQPDQADQPDQADQSNESNLTSQATTPNQPIFINEAKENLLFECDLFKPEQTRNYSNSCLVTDMVISPHARYVTLTKNIRKRRGTKVISFNEIYKDENTEKMPRWEHSLDKTDRRLFKKIKKKYVLDEHLIWNKSMTNRKRVESVQSDLPPSGDVTSPAVVEASEDPYPEDALPAPASLMNEVIKNSLFSNLDDVKDHIYVYDRKFIQEYSEKCKNPIKNYVYLDAMFFGMSMCCQQVTMSFPTIDDAKYLYDQLAVIAPLFLALTACTPYLGGFLTETDTRWRVISNSVDCRTEEELSYLSKPRYSGISLYISNELPLRKNYHFYNDIDVVLDKNVYDKLVKENVDDFLARHVASLFVRDPIVVFEGSYSEKDIQSIEGRMSKVGSDMGVDSAASGASRLDGNPMNSVYLSDDFNFLEDYEETVLSSHQHFENFQSTNWNSVRFKPPPILNNHGNGPSSIGWRVEFRTPDIQITDFENASVVTLIMVLSKFILKERLNLYIPMSMLEENLFRSANRDAIFKEKFYFRRDLTYDTEDNQVEEKTLYDIFFNEHNGIFFLCSKYIEEQFREGQLSHAAKNKIDEYIEFVKQRCAGKICTGAAYLRNFILNHPAYEKDSYINSRINYDICKLIADIGKGLIIPQELLGVFVDPYKERIKSDLRQINESQYVKSLAYKFISGEDYTQYLLLSEAIKEGKDYYTGTRRSYGEESMDNNTLEFGKKLYQLSA